A window of the Diorhabda carinulata isolate Delta chromosome 1, icDioCari1.1, whole genome shotgun sequence genome harbors these coding sequences:
- the LOC130893596 gene encoding facilitated trehalose transporter Tret1-2 homolog produces MVDYRDGSDSGQNATSEDLVHDWKDVTVKDVYSQDIKKKSDSAFLCFSALTANVLLFVCSNFHVWSSPVIPKLKSNSSEINPLGRPITTMETSMLAGLPFLIGLVGSIFIGAISDLIGRKRAMVYSAVFILLASSVIIFSNNIYAYIIARCGIFIAYSATLVLLPIYLTEICEDHNRAKYGCLMGISLPGGHLFSYAIGSITTIPIYTSICVAPILPFLVAFGIFAPETPAFLIAKGQTELAIKTLEKLRYNNTPQDIEREYEKIKESYNIRKNASKFTLIKFLTSKVTRKALVLALLPLLVQNFSGVTVIMQFMAPIFNEAGTVLSGNTISVIAGSIKVITFFTIAMFVEKVGRRRPLLISGYGTGVTIFFLGLFFYWRYTKWAHVNQVLWLPLLCLVLNLLLYSGGLGPIPMAIMSQLFTTNVRSIAISVIVTINGILIFLLNFLFPIISNKFGVHVCLWLFTFCCMVGTTLIHFFLPETKGRSILQIQELLGK; encoded by the exons ATGGTTGATTACCGAGATGGTAGTGATTCTGGGCAAAATGCCACTTCAGAAGATTTAGTTCATGATTGGAAAGATGTTACAGTTAAGGACGTTTATTCTCAGGATATTAAGAAAAAGTCCGATTCGGCTTTTCTCTGTTTTTCTGCACTTACAG ctaATGTACTACTCTTcgtttgttcaaattttcacgTATGGTCGTCTCCTGTCATACCAAAGTTGAAATCTAATAGTAGTGAGATTAATCCATTAGGCAGACCCATAACTACTATGGAAACATCAATGCTGGCTGGTTTACCATTTCTAATAGGATTAGTTGGTTCAATCTTCATAGGAGCTATATCAGATTTAATTGGTAGAAAGAGAGCCATGGTATATAGCGcagtatttatattattagcAAGTTCCGTGATTATATTCAGTAACAACATATATGCGTACATAATAGCGAGATGTGGAATATTTATCGCATATTCTGCCACCCTGGTATTATTGCCAATTTATCTCACAGAAATTTGTGAGGATCACAATAGAGCTAAATATGGTTGTTTGATGGGTATCAGTCTACCAGGTGGACATCTCTTCAGTTATGCAATTGGATCAATAACAACTATACCGATTTATACCTCAATTTGTGTAGCTCCAATATTACCATTTTTAGTAGCATTCGGTATATTTGCACCGGAAACTCCAGCTTTTCTAATTGCTAAAGGACAAACAGAACTGGCTATAAAAACACTTGAAAAGCTTAGATATAATAATACACCTCAAGATATTGAAAGAGAATACGAAAAGATCAAAGAAAGTTATAATATTAGGAAAAACGCTAGCAAATTTACTCTGATAAAGTTCTTGACGTCAAAAGTCACTAGAAAGGCTCTAGTATTAGCTCTATTACCTCTATTGGTTCAAAATTTTTCAGGCGTTACTGTAATTATGCAGTTCATGGCACCCATTTTCAATGAAGCAG GTACAGTTTTATCAGGAAACACAATTTCAGTAATAGCAGGATCTATTAAAGTTATAACATTTTTCACTATTGCTATGTTTGTGGAAAAAGTGGGAAGAAGACGTCCTTTGTTAATATCCGGTTATGGAACAGGAGTTACCATCTTCTttcttggattatttttttactggAGGTATACAAAGTGGGCGCATGTGAATCAAGTTCTATGGTTACCATTATTATGTCTTGTTCTAAATTTGTTGTTATATTCCGGTGGTTTGGGACCCATTCCTATGGCCATCATGAGCCAACTATTCACTACTAATGTAAGATCTATTGCCATATCTGTTATCGTTACAATCAATGGAATCCtcattttcttgttaaatttcCTTTTTCCCATAATAAGTAACAAATTCGGCGTTCATGTTTGTTTATGGTTATTCACTTTTTGCTGTATGGTAGGTACTACTTTAATCCATTTTTTCTTGCCAGAAACAAAAGGAAGGAGTATCCTTCAAATTCAAGAATTACTAGGAAAATAG